From Amphiprion ocellaris isolate individual 3 ecotype Okinawa chromosome 10, ASM2253959v1, whole genome shotgun sequence, one genomic window encodes:
- the LOC111566868 gene encoding transcription factor JunD-like, with protein sequence METSLYPGAVVNTPRVSSIYPQSTMMKKEINLNLDDQNAELKSNPLRDADGLLNSPDLGLLKLTSPDLERLIIQSNGLVTTTTNSASQFLYPKSASDEQDFAEGFVKALEDLHKQNQLNEAGCVSVDRLELLGSSNAAASAGLQNPDLPVYTTLNGYAASPLGATTINYSTDTIPFPPPPSHLSSAQQQAAAAAALSRLQTVGAVKDEPQTVPDMQSFGDSPPLSPIDMDNQERIKAERKKLRNRIAASKCRKRKLERISRLEDKVKTLKTQNTELASTASVLREQVAQLKQKVMNHVSSGCQLLPNQVQAY encoded by the coding sequence ATGGAAACAAGCCTCTACCCAGGCGCCGTGGTCAACACTCCGAGGGTCTCCAGCATCTATCCCCAGAGCACGATGATGAAGAAGGAAATTAACCTGAACTTGGACGACCAGAACGCCGAGCTCAAATCCAACCCGCTTCGGGACGCAGACGGACTCCTCAACTCCCCAGACTTGGGACTCCTGAAACTCACCTCTCCGGATCTGGAGCGCCTTATCATCCAGTCCAACGGTCtggtcaccaccaccaccaactcCGCCTCCCAGTTCCTGTACCCGAAGTCGGCCAGCGACGAGCAGGATTTCGCGGAGGGCTTCGTCAAGGCGCTGGAGGATCTTCACAAGCAGAACCAGCTGAACGAGGCGGGCTGCGTCTCCGTGGACAGACTGGAGCTCCTCGGGTCCTCCAACGCAGCCGCCTCCGCCGGGCTCCAGAACCCAGACCTCCCCGTGTACACTACCCTGAACGGCTATGCTGCCAGTCCGCTGGGAGCCACCACCATCAACTACTCCACGGACACCATCCCCTTCCCGCCGCCGCCGTCTCATCTGAGCAGCGCGCAGCAACAGGCGGCGGCTGCGGCGGCGCTGTCACGACTCCAGACGGTCGGTGCGGTGAAAGACGAGCCGCAGACGGTACCGGACATGCAGAGCTTCGGGGACAGTCCTCCCCTGTCTCCCATCGACATGGACAACCAGGAGCGCATCAAGGCGGAGAGGAAGAAGCTGCGGAACAGGATAGCCGCCTCCAAATGTCGcaagaggaagctggagaggATCTCTCGGCTGGAGGACAAGGTGAAGACCCTGAAAACGCAGAACACCGAGCTGGCCTCCACAGCCAGCGTCCTCAGGGAGCAAGTGGCCCAGCTCAAGCAGAAGGTGATGAACCACGTTAGCAGCGGATGCCAGCTTTTACCAAACCAGGTCCAGGCGTACTAA
- the pgpep1 gene encoding pyroglutamyl-peptidase 1 has protein sequence MANKKKVVVTGFEPFGEHAVNSSWVAVQELEQLGLGEAVDLHVCEIPVEYQAVQNLLPSLWKEQQPQLVVHVGVSGLATTVTLEQCGHNKGYKRLDNCSFCPASQCCMENGPDCIKSVLDMDAVCKRVNDSDIGIAVSVSKDAGRYLCDYTYYTSLYLRQGHAAFVHVPPLGKPYSSQDLGRGLQAVIQEMLKLLEEEHKHNEHCNHSH, from the exons ATGGCCAATAAGAAGAAAGTAGTAGTGACAG GGTTTGAGCCCTTTGGTGAGCATGCGGTTAACTCCAGCTGGGTGGCAGTGCAG GAGCTGGAACAGTTAGGACTGGGCGAGGCTGTAGATCTTCATGTGTGTGAGATTCCTGTTGAATATCAGGCTGTTCAGAACCTCCTGCCATCTCTGTGGAAAGAGCAGCAGCCGCAG TTAGTGGTCCACGTTGGTGTTTCTGGGTTGGCGACCACAGTCACTCTGGAGCAGTGTGGCCACAACAAGGGCTACAAGCGTCTGGACAACTGCAGCTTCTGCCCGGCCTCCCAGTGCTGCATGGAGAACGGACCGGACTGCATCAAATCGGTGCTGGACATGGACGCAGTCTGCAAAAGGGTCAACGACTCTGACATCGGGATCGCCGTGTCTGTATCTAAAGATGCTGGAAG GTACCTGTGCGACTACACCTACTACACGTCTCTGTACCTGCGCCAGGGACACGCCGCCTTCGTCCATGTGCCTCCACTGGGAAAACCCTACAGCAGCCAGGACCTGGGCCGAGGCCTGCAGGCCGTCATACAGGAAAtgctgaagctgctggaggaggagcaCAAACACAACGAGCACTGCAATCATTCGCATTAA
- the LOC111566864 gene encoding regulator of nonsense transcripts 1: MSVEAYGPSSQTLTFLDTEEAELLGADTQGSEYDFTDFTLPSQTQTQGQTQSQLDSQVNGPDGVLQNGDDPVVKASQLLAELNFEEDEEDTYYTKDLPVHACSYCGIHDPACVVYCNTSKKWFCNGRGNTSGSHIVNHLVRAKSKEVTLHKDGPLGETVLECYNCGCRNVFLLGFIPAKADSVVVLLCRQPCASQSSLKDINWDSSQWQPLIQDRCFLSWLVKIPSEQEQLRARQITAQQINKLEELWKENPTATLEDLEKPGVDEEPQHVLLRYEDAYQYQNIFGPLVKLEADYDKKLKESQTQDNITVRWDLGLNKKRIAYFTLPKTDSDMRLMQGDEICLRYKGDLAPPWKGIGHVIKVPDNYGDEIAIELRSSAGAPVEIPHNFQVDFVWKSTSFDRMQSALKTFAVDETSVSGYIYHKLLGHEVEDVVIKCQLPKRFTAQGLPDLNHSQVYAVKTVLQRPLSLIQGPPGTGKTVTSATIVYHLARQGNGPVLVCAPSNIAVDQLTEKIHQTGLKVVRLCAKSREAIDSPVSFLALHNQTRNMDSMPELQKLQQLKDETGELSSSDEKRYRALRRTAERELLMNADVICCTCVGAGDPRLAKMQFRSILIDESTQATEPECMVPVVLGAKQLILVGDHCQLGPVVMCKKAAKAGLSQSLFERLVVLGIRPIRLQVQYRMHPALSAFPSNIFYEGSLQNGVTAADRVKKGFDFQWPQPDKPMFFYVTQGQEEIASSGTSYLNRTEAANVEKITTRLLKAGAKPDQIGIITPYEGQRSYLVQYMQFSGSLHTKLYQEVEIASVDAFQGREKDFIILSCVRANEHQGIGFLNDPRRLNVALTRARYGVIIVGNPKALSKQPLWNHLLNYYKEQKVLVEGPLNNLRESLMQFSKPRKLVNTINPGGRFMSTAMYDAREALIPGSVYDRSSNGRTSNMYFQTHDQIGMIGTGPSPMSSMNIPIPFNLVMPPIPPPGYLGQVNGPTAGRGGGMKGKSGSGGGGGTRGGRQRNRGNMGNHSGGGDRGQHGGHMSGSQASQDQGSQPFSQGPLTQGYISMSQPSQMSQPGLSQPELSQDSYLGDEFKSQIDVALSQDSTYQGERAYQHGGVTGLSQY, encoded by the exons ATGAGCGTCGAGGCGTACGGGCCGAGCTCGCAGACTCTAACGTTCCTGGACACCGAGGAAGCCGAGCTGCTGGGAGCGGACACCCAGGGCTCCGAGTACGACTTCACCGATTTTACCCTGCCGAGCCAGACCCAGACCCAAGGCCAAACCCAGAGTCAGCTGGACAGCCAG GTTAATGGCCCTGACGGTGTGCTGCAGAATGGAGATGATCCTGTGGTAAAAGCCAGCCAGCTGCTGGCAGAGTTGAACTtcgaggaggatgaggaggacaccTACTATACCAAGGACCTCCCTGTGCATGCCTGCAG TTATTGTGGGATTCATGATCCAGCCTGTGTTGTCTACTGCAACACCAGCAAGAAGTGGTTTTGCAATGGCCGTGGAAACACATCTGGCAG CCACATTGTGAACCACCTGGTGAGGGCAAAGTCCAAGGAGGTGACCCTACATAAAGACGGCCCTCTGGGGGAAACAGTTTTGGAGTGCTACAACTGTGGCTGTCGCAATGTCTTCCTGCTGGGATTCATCCCTGCCAAAGCTGACTCGGTTGTGGTGTTACTGTGCAG GCAGCCCTGTGCCAGCCAGAGTAGCCTCAAGGACATCAACTGGGACAGCTCACAGTGGCAGCCTCTCATCCAGGACCGCTGCTTCCTCTCCTGGCTGGTCAAAATCCCCTCGGAGCAGGAGCAACTCCGGGCACGTCAGATCACCGCCCAGCAGATCAACAAGTTGGAGGAGCTCTGGAAG GAAAATCCCACTGCAACCCTGGAGGACCTGGAGAAACCCGGAGTAGATGAGGAGCCTCAACACGTCCTGCTTCGCTATGAGGATGCCTACCAATACCAGAACATCTTCGGTCCTCTTGTGAAGCTGGAGGCTGACTATGATAAGAAACTCAAAGAGTCGCAG ACACAAGACAACATCACTGTCAGATGGGACTTGGGCCTGAATAAGAAGAGGATTGCTTATTTCACCCTTCCCAAGACGGATTCAG ATATGCGACTGATGCAAGGAGATGAAATCTGCTTGAGATACAAAGGAGACCTGGCACCTCCATGGAAAGGCATTGGACATGTCATCAAAGTCCCTGACA ACTATGGTGATGAAATTGCCATAGAGCTAAGGAGCAGTGCCGGGGCTCCAGTGGAGATCCCTCACAATTTTCAGGTTGACTTTGTGTGGAAGTCTACTTCCTTTGACAG GATGCAAAGTGCCCTGAAGACATTTGCTGTGGATGAGACTTCAGTGTCAGGTTACATCTACCACAAACTGCTGGGACATGAGGTCGAAGATGTAGTTATCAAGTGCCAGCTGCCCAAGCGCTTCACCGCTCAGGGCCTGCCTGACCTCAACCACTCCCAG GTGTATGCTGTGAAGACTGTGCTGCAACGCCCCCTCAGTCTGATCCAGGGTCCTCCTGGCACAGGGAAGACCGTCACCTCTGCCACCATTGTGTACCATCTGGCCAGACAGGGCAACGG GCCGGTGCTGGTTTGTGCTCCCAGTAACATTGCTGTTGACCAGCTGACGGAGAAGATCCACCAGACAGGGCTCAAGGTGGTGAGACTGTGTGCTAAGAGCAGAGAGGCCATAGACTCACCGGTGTCCTTCCTGGCTCTGCACAACCAAACCCGTAACATGGACAG TATGCCAGAGCTTCAAAAGCTCCAACAGCTGAAGGATGAAACTGGAGAGCTGTCCTCCTCAGATGAGAAGCGCTACAGAGCTCTGAGACGCACTGCTGAGAGGGAGCTGCTTATG AATGCTGATGTGATCTGCTGTACCTGCGTCGGTGCAGGAGATCCTCGTCTGGCCAAGATGCAGTTCAGGTCAATCCTGATTGATGAGAGTACTCAGGCCACAGAACCAGAGTGCATGGTTCCTGTCGTCCTGGGGGCCAAGCAG TTGATTCTGGTGGGTGATCACTGCCAGCTGGGACCTGTGGTCATGTGTAAGAAGGCAGCTAAAGCAGGACTGTCCCAGTCTCTGTTTGAGCGTCTCGTAGTTTTGGGAATCCGTCCAATCCGTCTACAGGTCCAGTACCGCATGCACCCGGCCCTCAGCGCCTTCCCCTCCAACATCTTCTATGAGGGCTCTCTGCAGAACGGAGTCACTGCTG CGGACCGTGTGAAAAAAGGCTTTGACTTCCAGTGGCCTCAGCCCGACAAGCCGATGTTCTTTTACGTCACCCAAGGCCAAGAGGAAATTGCGAGCTCTGGAACATCATATCTCAACAG GACTGAGGCAGCCAATGTGGAGAAAATAACCACAAGACTGCTGAAGGCTGGAGCTAAACCCGACCAGATTGGCATCATCACCCCCTATGAGGGACAGAGGTCCTACCTGGTCCAGTACATGCAGTTCAGTGGCTCCCTCCACACCAAGCTCTACCAG GAGGTGGAAATAGCCAGTGTTGATGCCTTCCaaggcagagagaaagactTCATCATCCTGTCCTGTGTGAGGGCCAATGAGCACCAGGGTATCGGCTTCCTCAACGATCCCAGACGTCTTAACGTGGCGCTCACCAGAGCCAG ATACGGTGTAATCATTGTGGGAAATCCCAAAGCCCTGTCCAAACAGCCTCTGTGGAACCACCTGCTGAATTACTACAAGGAGCAGAAGGTTCTGGTTGAAGGGCCTCTAAACAACCTGAGGGAGAGTCTTATGCAATTCAGCAAACCTCGCAAGCTGGTCAACACCATCAACCCT GGCGGTCGATTCATGAGCACAGCCATGTATGACGCCAGGGAGGCCCTCATTCCTGGATCTGTTTATGATCGCAGCAGCAATG GGCGTACGTCCAACATGTACTTCCAGACTCATGACCAGATTGGAATGATCGGCACAGGCCCCAGTCCAATGTCCTCCATGAACATCCCCATCCCCTTCAACCTCGTGATGCCCCCTATACCCCCACCTGGGTACCTGGGGCAGGTGAACGGTCCTACTGCAG GTCGTGGTGGAGGTATGAAGGGCAAGTCAGGCAGCGGAGGAGGCGGCGGGACTCGAGGTGGCCGTCAAAGAAACCGTGGCAACATGGGAAACCACAGCGGTGGAGGAGACCGTGGCCAGCATGGAGGCCACATGTCTGGCAGCCAGGCGAGCCAGGACCAGGGCTCCCAGCCGTTCTCGCAGGGGCCTCTGACGCAGGGCTACATCAGCATGAGCCAACCATCACAAATGAGCCAGCCTGGGCTCTCCCAGCCTGAACTCTCCCAG GACAGTTACCTAGGAGACGAGTTCAAGTCCCAGATCGATGTGGCTCTGTCCCAGGACTCCACCTACCAGGGGGAGCGGGCCTACCAACATGGTGGTGTGACTGGACTGTCCCAGTACTAG